One genomic window of Desulfitobacterium chlororespirans DSM 11544 includes the following:
- a CDS encoding Uma2 family endonuclease, translated as MSQEVKESSPKDNYGLRSYSYADYLTWPEDTPVELIEGIPYTMTTPMRIHQEVVGEVLRQIANYLVDKPCKVYVAPFDVRLADVKAKADAITNVVQPDIAIICDKEKLDDKGCLGSPDLIAEVVSPSSAAKDYIEKLNLYEKYSVREYWIIHPMDKIAMVYQLEQTGKFSRSTIYSFEETIPVGIFEDLTISLAKISQELSAEQYIP; from the coding sequence ATGAGCCAAGAGGTTAAAGAAAGTTCACCAAAGGATAACTATGGGCTGAGGAGTTACTCCTATGCTGATTACCTTACTTGGCCGGAGGACACCCCTGTAGAATTGATTGAGGGAATACCTTATACCATGACCACGCCAATGAGAATTCATCAGGAAGTTGTGGGGGAAGTCCTCCGTCAAATTGCCAATTACTTGGTAGACAAGCCCTGCAAGGTCTATGTAGCCCCCTTTGATGTAAGGCTGGCAGATGTCAAAGCCAAAGCCGATGCTATAACGAATGTGGTGCAACCGGATATAGCCATCATATGTGACAAGGAAAAGCTGGACGATAAGGGATGTCTGGGCAGCCCCGACTTGATCGCGGAAGTAGTCTCTCCCTCCAGCGCCGCCAAGGATTATATAGAAAAGCTCAATCTCTATGAAAAATACTCCGTCCGGGAATACTGGATCATTCATCCTATGGATAAGATAGCTATGGTTTATCAGCTGGAGCAAACAGGAAAGTTTTCCAGATCTACGATTTATTCTTTTGAGGAAACCATTCCTGTGGGGATTTTCGAAGATCTGACGATTTCTTTGGCCAAGATAAGCCAGGAGCTGTCAGCAGAGCAATATATCCCTTAA
- a CDS encoding YaaR family protein yields the protein MPLRINGAQQPESLTRTNSSSQKGELDFNQIMSQTRKLQGQELQEFLTRLEKKGQQLAESFSLRDLSDFKDMVKSFLRSTFGQSRRVSEESFWDFQGRPKVLSRINDIDKALEELGQKVLDTQAKPLEILSQIDEIRGLIIDLFG from the coding sequence ATGCCACTACGAATTAACGGAGCTCAACAGCCCGAGTCCCTGACCCGCACCAATTCCTCATCCCAAAAGGGGGAGCTTGATTTCAATCAGATTATGAGTCAGACCCGGAAACTGCAGGGGCAGGAACTTCAGGAATTTTTGACCCGTTTGGAAAAAAAGGGCCAACAGCTGGCTGAAAGTTTCTCACTGCGGGATTTGTCCGATTTCAAAGATATGGTCAAGTCCTTTTTACGCTCCACCTTCGGGCAAAGCCGTCGGGTCTCTGAAGAATCCTTCTGGGATTTTCAAGGACGGCCTAAGGTGCTCTCACGAATCAACGATATTGATAAAGCTCTTGAGGAGCTTGGGCAAAAAGTACTGGATACCCAGGCCAAGCCTTTAGAGATCCTCAGCCAAATCGATGAGATTCGCGGACTGATCATTGACTTATTTGGATGA
- a CDS encoding HpcH/HpaI aldolase/citrate lyase family protein translates to MIKRRRSLLILSGNSPKSMQDAPVFDPDVVLFDLEERVVPQEKDSARHLVKEALSFLDYSKTEVMVRINPLDTEDGQKDMDSISRVKPGALVIPKANHEVIKQVDSILTTIENEEGFPQGGIELIPVLETALGIETINTLIETSPRVTGVWLNAEGLMDEFGSKRTKEGDELRYVRGRVGIACRAAGIHAIDTCFADSNDNEGLEKDALTAKRMGFTGKLALDGRQIDTLNAIF, encoded by the coding sequence ATGATAAAGAGAAGAAGAAGTCTTTTAATACTATCCGGAAACAGTCCAAAAAGCATGCAAGATGCACCTGTGTTTGATCCTGATGTGGTTCTTTTTGATTTGGAGGAAAGAGTCGTTCCCCAAGAAAAAGACAGTGCTCGTCATCTGGTCAAAGAAGCACTCAGTTTCTTGGATTACTCTAAGACAGAAGTCATGGTTCGAATCAATCCGCTGGACACCGAAGACGGGCAAAAGGATATGGATAGTATCTCACGGGTAAAGCCGGGGGCCCTCGTTATCCCTAAAGCCAATCATGAAGTCATCAAACAGGTGGATAGTATACTTACAACCATAGAAAATGAAGAGGGGTTTCCTCAAGGCGGTATTGAGTTGATTCCTGTTCTGGAAACGGCTCTGGGTATAGAGACCATCAACACTTTGATCGAGACTTCTCCACGGGTTACCGGCGTATGGCTGAATGCCGAAGGTCTCATGGACGAGTTCGGCTCGAAGCGTACCAAAGAAGGGGATGAACTTCGCTATGTTCGTGGCCGGGTAGGCATCGCCTGCCGGGCAGCTGGTATCCATGCCATCGACACCTGCTTTGCTGACAGCAATGATAACGAGGGTTTGGAAAAGGATGCCTTAACCGCGAAAAGAATGGGCTTTACAGGAAAACTAGCCTTGGATGGACGTCAGATTGATACCCTGAATGCCATCTTTTAA
- the citD gene encoding citrate lyase acyl carrier protein: MKISTTAKAGALESNDVLVTVMPNDQGGVQIQLETKRVILKQFGKQIEEVVRDKVAEMGVDNVIVKVQDKGALDYTIRARVQTALERALASEMC, translated from the coding sequence ATGAAGATCAGCACTACGGCAAAGGCGGGGGCATTAGAATCCAATGATGTACTGGTGACTGTGATGCCCAATGATCAAGGCGGGGTTCAAATTCAATTGGAAACCAAACGAGTCATCCTCAAGCAATTCGGTAAGCAAATCGAGGAAGTTGTGCGGGACAAGGTGGCTGAAATGGGTGTAGATAATGTCATCGTTAAAGTCCAGGACAAAGGTGCCTTGGACTATACCATACGAGCACGTGTTCAGACGGCTTTGGAGAGGGCCCTCGCTTCAGAAATGTGTTGA
- a CDS encoding M28 family metallopeptidase, whose amino-acid sequence MQTRRIFLKMLFGLGAFTLPWIGFDNKLKAAIEPLMKQPKVKLYVVPPEAQTIYEYFQSASLNRTAMDDILALSSPEMEGRRTGQAGEGRASQYLSRELSMLGLKPMGDNDKSYAHAFTIHEVKETFVGNRLTFTVGNPDHLRAPSLNILGGLKGDTEEIILVSAHYDHLGIFEGQLYPGANDNASGVGCVLDVIRRLVRENTVPKKTLVFAFWSGEEMGFLGSKAFVRNPSFPLDRIKAVINVDTIGNGMIGNFGLWADDKAGIAVEAVQKAAAEVSASAMVVSGNGHNSDQLTFAKAGIPAVTLLAREWLENNHTTQDTMGIVKREQVELATEIIYRAVKNLAF is encoded by the coding sequence ATGCAAACACGACGGATTTTTTTGAAAATGCTATTTGGTCTGGGAGCCTTCACTTTACCGTGGATCGGCTTTGACAACAAGTTAAAAGCGGCGATTGAGCCTTTAATGAAGCAACCCAAGGTCAAGCTCTACGTGGTCCCGCCGGAAGCCCAAACGATTTATGAGTATTTCCAATCGGCAAGCCTCAACAGAACAGCTATGGATGATATTCTGGCTCTGAGCTCTCCGGAAATGGAAGGGAGACGAACCGGTCAGGCGGGAGAGGGAAGAGCTTCCCAGTATCTGTCCCGGGAGCTGAGCATGCTGGGACTCAAGCCCATGGGGGATAATGATAAGAGTTATGCCCATGCCTTTACAATTCATGAAGTCAAAGAAACTTTTGTAGGTAACCGCTTAACCTTTACTGTAGGTAACCCTGACCATCTTCGGGCCCCCAGCCTGAATATTCTCGGCGGCCTTAAGGGTGACACGGAGGAGATTATCCTGGTTTCAGCCCATTATGATCATCTGGGGATCTTTGAAGGGCAGCTGTACCCGGGGGCAAATGACAACGCTTCCGGAGTAGGCTGTGTCCTTGATGTGATTAGGCGGCTGGTTCGGGAGAATACGGTTCCCAAGAAGACTCTGGTCTTTGCCTTTTGGAGTGGGGAAGAGATGGGCTTTTTGGGCTCGAAAGCCTTTGTCAGGAATCCCAGTTTCCCCCTAGACAGAATAAAGGCCGTTATCAACGTAGATACCATCGGTAACGGCATGATTGGCAATTTTGGCCTTTGGGCGGACGATAAGGCCGGGATAGCAGTTGAGGCTGTGCAAAAGGCTGCCGCTGAAGTGAGCGCCAGCGCTATGGTGGTTTCCGGCAATGGTCATAACAGCGACCAGCTTACCTTTGCTAAAGCGGGCATCCCGGCGGTAACCCTCCTGGCTCGGGAATGGCTGGAAAATAACCACACCACTCAGGATACGATGGGGATCGTGAAGAGAGAGCAGGTTGAGCTGGCCACGGAAATCATTTACCGGGCGGTCAAGAACCTCGCTTTTTAG
- a CDS encoding Nif3-like dinuclear metal center hexameric protein, translating to MPVSVGLIAQIIERVAPKAWAEEWDNVGLLVGDFAAPVERILVALDATPEVLQEAREKDVQLIVAHHPILFKALKNLRSDNQSARLPIQMIQSGIAYYAAHTNLDQSPLSSSWSLGRALELEKMEHLKVTHAEKLVKLVTFVPEDHAEAVRQALVNVGVGEGITGGPHASEYAECFFAVAGAGMFRPLDNAHPAIGEVGELTRVEEIRLESILPENRIDRVVKALQRAHPYEEPAYDLIPLYNRGASRGYGVIGYLKEPENLGSFARKLSAGLRKLAPASLAEEPKLRASENPEQVLRKIAIVNGSGGSFISQALFKGADLLITGDVDHHEVLDALEAGLPIMDMGHFWGEAPMVKTLAEHLKAEKVLAGVEVIISQEMKNPWRALNS from the coding sequence ATGCCTGTTTCCGTCGGTTTAATCGCTCAGATCATTGAAAGGGTTGCCCCCAAAGCCTGGGCTGAGGAATGGGACAATGTGGGGCTCCTGGTAGGGGATTTTGCCGCTCCTGTAGAGCGGATTCTGGTGGCTTTGGATGCCACTCCGGAGGTTCTGCAGGAAGCCCGGGAAAAGGATGTGCAGCTTATCGTAGCTCATCATCCCATCCTGTTCAAAGCGCTGAAAAATCTCCGCTCCGACAACCAAAGCGCAAGACTGCCGATCCAAATGATTCAATCAGGAATTGCCTACTATGCCGCCCATACCAATTTGGATCAATCCCCCCTGTCTTCCAGCTGGAGTCTGGGAAGGGCCTTAGAGTTGGAAAAGATGGAACACCTTAAGGTAACTCATGCAGAAAAACTCGTCAAATTGGTAACCTTTGTTCCTGAAGACCATGCCGAGGCAGTTCGTCAGGCTCTCGTAAACGTTGGAGTCGGGGAAGGCATCACCGGCGGACCTCATGCTTCTGAGTATGCAGAGTGTTTTTTCGCGGTGGCCGGAGCCGGAATGTTCCGCCCTCTGGATAATGCTCATCCCGCTATCGGTGAGGTTGGCGAATTGACGCGGGTAGAGGAGATAAGACTGGAAAGCATTCTGCCAGAGAACCGCATCGACCGTGTAGTGAAAGCTTTGCAGAGAGCACACCCTTATGAGGAGCCGGCCTATGATTTAATCCCTCTCTACAATAGGGGAGCAAGCCGGGGCTATGGTGTCATCGGTTATTTGAAAGAGCCTGAGAATCTGGGCAGCTTTGCGCGTAAACTATCCGCCGGTTTAAGAAAACTTGCTCCGGCCTCCTTGGCAGAAGAGCCTAAGCTGCGCGCTTCTGAAAACCCGGAACAGGTTCTTCGCAAGATAGCCATTGTGAATGGAAGTGGCGGAAGCTTTATCTCCCAAGCCCTCTTTAAAGGAGCCGACCTCTTAATCACCGGCGATGTGGATCATCATGAAGTTCTGGATGCCCTTGAAGCAGGGCTGCCCATCATGGATATGGGGCACTTTTGGGGCGAAGCTCCCATGGTCAAGACCCTGGCAGAGCATTTAAAAGCAGAGAAAGTCCTGGCAGGGGTTGAGGTGATCATCAGTCAAGAGATGAAAAACCCATGGAGGGCACTGAATAGTTAG
- a CDS encoding YueI family protein has protein sequence MSENQNELEQRLMVGLHGTPELKHSEKVQHLGQFRERIIRLLTKDQVDDSHVYPEIEEALKDPRASRLLLNGDLAYRYRDKYIKIARKHSKPYTVVNDPSLKGNAGLIVVADHAVDVEKIEVE, from the coding sequence ATGAGTGAGAACCAAAACGAACTGGAACAACGCCTTATGGTCGGCCTGCACGGAACGCCCGAGCTCAAACACAGTGAGAAAGTGCAGCATCTTGGTCAATTCCGCGAACGCATCATCAGGCTGCTAACCAAAGACCAGGTAGATGATAGCCATGTCTATCCTGAAATCGAAGAAGCGCTTAAAGATCCCCGAGCCTCCCGCCTTCTTCTCAACGGGGATTTAGCTTATCGATATCGTGATAAATATATAAAAATCGCCCGTAAACACAGCAAACCTTATACCGTGGTCAATGACCCCAGCCTGAAAGGCAATGCGGGCTTAATCGTGGTTGCTGACCATGCTGTGGATGTGGAGAAGATCGAGGTCGAGTAA
- a CDS encoding zinc-dependent alcohol dehydrogenase, producing the protein MKAIVYEGIRDVKVKNIGDPSIQKSDDIIVKVTSTAICGSDLHLIHGMVPGMPEGFVLGHETMGIVEEVGGDVYTVKKGDRVIVPFPIACGHCWYCEHDLWSQCDNANPEAETGAYFGYSNTFGGYDGGQAEYLRVPYANVGPKVVPEELTDEQVLFLTDILPTSYWGVEIGGVKKDDTVVVLGCGPVGLLTIKWAIFQGAKRVIAVDHISYRLDHAYRYYGVEVINFEDHDNTGEYIKEITHGGADVVIDCVGMDGKASTLEKIETLLKLQGGSKSAIEIATQAVRKGGTVALVGVYGSKYNLFPLGDFFSRNITLKMGQCPAHSYVEPIMELIKTGRFDATDIITHRLSLDKGEHAYEVFDEKKDNCIKVVLKP; encoded by the coding sequence ATGAAGGCAATCGTTTATGAAGGAATTCGCGATGTGAAGGTCAAGAATATCGGGGACCCGTCAATACAAAAATCTGACGACATTATCGTCAAGGTCACATCCACAGCCATATGCGGCTCGGATCTCCATCTCATTCACGGCATGGTTCCCGGTATGCCCGAGGGATTTGTCCTTGGTCATGAGACCATGGGCATCGTAGAAGAGGTAGGCGGGGATGTGTACACTGTTAAAAAAGGAGATCGGGTTATTGTGCCTTTTCCTATTGCCTGCGGACATTGCTGGTATTGTGAGCATGACCTGTGGAGTCAGTGTGATAACGCGAATCCTGAAGCCGAAACGGGAGCGTATTTTGGCTACAGCAACACCTTCGGCGGTTATGACGGGGGACAGGCTGAGTACCTGAGAGTTCCTTATGCCAATGTGGGGCCCAAGGTGGTTCCGGAGGAATTAACCGACGAACAGGTTCTCTTCTTAACAGATATCCTGCCTACCTCATACTGGGGAGTGGAAATCGGTGGGGTAAAAAAGGACGATACAGTGGTGGTCCTGGGCTGTGGGCCGGTAGGCCTGCTGACCATCAAATGGGCCATTTTCCAGGGGGCCAAACGAGTCATTGCCGTGGATCATATTAGCTACCGGCTGGATCATGCCTATAGATACTATGGGGTGGAGGTCATTAACTTTGAAGATCACGACAACACCGGCGAGTATATTAAGGAGATAACTCACGGAGGTGCGGACGTGGTGATCGACTGTGTAGGTATGGATGGCAAAGCATCCACCCTTGAGAAGATCGAGACCTTGCTTAAGCTCCAAGGGGGCTCCAAATCAGCCATTGAGATTGCCACTCAGGCAGTGCGAAAAGGTGGAACCGTAGCTTTGGTAGGTGTCTATGGGTCAAAGTATAATCTGTTTCCTTTGGGGGATTTTTTCTCCCGAAACATTACCTTGAAGATGGGGCAATGCCCGGCCCATTCCTATGTGGAGCCGATCATGGAATTGATCAAAACAGGCCGGTTTGATGCTACGGATATCATTACTCACCGCCTTTCCTTAGATAAAGGGGAGCATGCCTATGAGGTTTTTGACGAGAAAAAGGATAACTGCATTAAAGTTGTCTTGAAGCCATAG
- a CDS encoding flagellar motor protein, whose product MDISTLLGILIGFGALIVGFILEGGHVSSLFLLPPAIIVFGGTFGAVFASFPLKEMKKLSTWLKIAFTDKSYGTLEAYETLIRFAEKARREGLLSLEQELEEVEDRFTRQGMQLVIDGTDPDITREILESNIAVMEKRHKVGISVFEAAGGYSPTLGIIGTVMGLVHVLGNLTDPDSLSKSIAGAFLATLYGVAFANLLYLPIATKLKQKDKIEVASMEMIMDGILSIQAGENPSILKEKLKTHLGNIMEPANSRNE is encoded by the coding sequence ATGGATATTTCAACATTATTAGGAATTCTTATCGGTTTTGGAGCATTGATTGTCGGGTTTATCCTCGAAGGGGGGCATGTGAGCTCTTTGTTTCTGCTTCCCCCCGCCATTATTGTTTTTGGCGGCACCTTCGGAGCAGTCTTTGCCAGCTTTCCTTTAAAGGAGATGAAAAAATTATCCACCTGGCTGAAGATTGCTTTTACTGATAAAAGTTATGGTACACTGGAAGCATACGAGACCCTCATTCGCTTTGCGGAGAAAGCTCGCCGGGAAGGTCTGCTCAGTCTTGAACAAGAGCTGGAAGAAGTGGAAGATCGTTTTACACGTCAGGGAATGCAGCTGGTCATTGACGGTACGGATCCGGATATCACCCGGGAGATCCTTGAATCCAATATTGCCGTGATGGAGAAACGCCACAAAGTCGGCATTTCCGTCTTCGAAGCCGCAGGGGGTTATAGCCCCACCTTAGGGATTATCGGTACGGTCATGGGACTGGTCCACGTCTTGGGCAATCTCACGGACCCGGACTCCCTTTCTAAATCCATCGCCGGAGCCTTTTTGGCTACCTTGTATGGTGTGGCTTTTGCTAATCTTCTCTATCTGCCCATCGCCACGAAACTTAAGCAAAAAGATAAAATTGAAGTCGCCTCCATGGAAATGATTATGGATGGGATTCTATCCATTCAAGCCGGGGAAAACCCCTCCATCCTCAAAGAAAAATTAAAAACTCATCTTGGCAATATCATGGAACCGGCAAACTCACGGAACGAATAA
- a CDS encoding tRNA (adenine(22)-N(1))-methyltransferase: MAVSVNLGPRLQRVAAFVPEGSRLGDIGTDHAYLPIFLWENHKIIKAVAVDVHEGPYRSACSAIASRGLQPVIDVRYGDGLKPIQAGEVDTLTLAGMGGNTMLEIFAARPAVMSQVNELILQPQGAEGKVRLTLLQGGWRMKREEYVAEEGRIYGVMHFSRREGYTLEELQCKMQKWLDQVGAVSGDSQLGESILSQWIWEWGPLALEDPGEELKMLILEQIQTLRRTIQEMQKSSREKVQKRIQEYTTSIKVVEELVKCLFPSV; the protein is encoded by the coding sequence ATGGCTGTTTCCGTGAATTTAGGACCACGCCTGCAACGTGTGGCTGCATTTGTTCCCGAAGGCTCCCGGCTGGGAGATATCGGAACAGATCATGCCTATTTGCCCATATTCCTCTGGGAGAACCACAAGATTATCAAGGCTGTGGCAGTGGATGTGCACGAGGGGCCTTATCGATCTGCTTGCTCTGCCATCGCAAGCCGGGGATTGCAGCCGGTTATTGATGTTCGGTATGGGGATGGTTTAAAGCCCATTCAGGCGGGGGAAGTGGATACTCTCACCTTAGCCGGGATGGGTGGAAATACGATGCTGGAGATTTTCGCCGCCCGGCCGGCTGTGATGTCTCAGGTTAATGAGCTCATTCTCCAACCCCAGGGGGCTGAGGGGAAAGTACGCCTGACCTTGCTGCAAGGAGGCTGGCGGATGAAGCGAGAAGAGTATGTGGCTGAGGAAGGCCGAATCTATGGCGTGATGCATTTTTCACGCCGGGAAGGATATACCCTGGAGGAGCTGCAGTGCAAAATGCAGAAGTGGCTCGATCAGGTTGGTGCGGTGTCGGGTGATTCACAACTGGGTGAAAGCATCCTCAGCCAATGGATCTGGGAATGGGGTCCCCTTGCTTTGGAAGATCCCGGTGAAGAACTTAAAATGCTGATCCTTGAGCAGATACAAACCTTACGGAGAACCATCCAGGAAATGCAAAAGTCCAGCCGGGAGAAAGTGCAAAAGCGCATTCAGGAGTATACTACGTCCATCAAAGTAGTGGAGGAGTTGGTAAAATGCCTGTTTCCGTCGGTTTAA
- the citF gene encoding citrate lyase subunit alpha yields the protein MKNILGREILDYIEGYGEVRPFMGAFANYGERAKASVTLRSVKPGEKKLMANIEEALDKVGIKDGMTLSFHHHLRNGDYVLNQVMASVAKRGVKDIHVAATGIFPIHEPLVEYIKKGIVTKISVNYISPGPVAKAISQGLLQKPAVLMSHGGRPRAIESGDLHIDVAFIAAPTADAYGNLNGVGGPTACGTLSYAVADAFFADKVVAVTDHLAPYPACPIEITQDFVDYVVQVDSIGDANGIVSGTLTVTKDPVGLRIAKMAAQLINEAGYIQNEMSFQTGAGGTSLAVAAEVRQFMKEKKVVGSFAAGGITGYIVDMLNEGLFRNLFDVQCFDLQAVASYRENPRHQAMSGSLYGNPHDKGAIVNNLDVMILGATEIDTDFNVNVVTGSDGIIMGASGGHNDTAAGAKIAIIVTNLTKGRLPVVKDRVTTVTTPGETIDVLVTERGIAINPRRTDLLEKLKDSELPIMAIEELKKLSENLTGVPETIEFTDRVVAVVEYRDGTVIDVVRQPKD from the coding sequence ATGAAGAATATCCTTGGAAGAGAGATACTGGATTACATAGAAGGCTACGGAGAAGTCAGGCCATTCATGGGGGCCTTTGCCAACTATGGTGAACGGGCTAAAGCTTCAGTGACACTGCGCTCGGTTAAACCCGGGGAGAAGAAACTGATGGCCAATATTGAAGAGGCTTTAGATAAAGTGGGAATCAAAGATGGAATGACATTATCCTTTCATCATCATTTAAGAAATGGGGATTATGTCCTTAATCAGGTGATGGCTTCTGTCGCCAAGCGTGGGGTCAAAGATATTCATGTGGCGGCAACAGGAATTTTCCCCATTCATGAGCCCCTTGTGGAGTATATTAAAAAGGGTATCGTCACCAAAATTTCCGTCAACTATATTTCCCCTGGACCTGTGGCTAAAGCCATTTCCCAGGGTCTCCTGCAAAAGCCTGCTGTGTTGATGAGCCACGGAGGGCGCCCCCGGGCGATTGAAAGTGGGGACCTCCATATTGATGTGGCCTTTATTGCCGCTCCTACAGCCGACGCTTATGGTAATCTCAACGGAGTGGGCGGCCCTACTGCCTGTGGCACTTTATCCTATGCAGTGGCCGATGCCTTCTTCGCAGATAAAGTTGTGGCAGTAACCGATCATTTAGCCCCTTATCCCGCCTGTCCCATTGAGATTACCCAAGACTTTGTCGATTATGTGGTTCAGGTGGATTCCATCGGTGATGCCAATGGAATTGTCTCGGGAACTCTTACTGTGACCAAAGACCCTGTGGGTCTGCGGATTGCCAAAATGGCCGCCCAACTCATCAATGAAGCAGGGTATATCCAAAATGAAATGTCCTTCCAAACCGGAGCCGGCGGAACATCCTTAGCTGTAGCTGCTGAAGTACGGCAATTCATGAAGGAAAAGAAGGTGGTCGGGTCTTTTGCTGCCGGTGGGATTACAGGCTATATTGTAGATATGCTCAATGAAGGGTTGTTTCGAAACCTTTTTGATGTGCAATGCTTTGATTTGCAAGCCGTGGCATCCTACCGGGAAAACCCACGGCATCAGGCCATGTCCGGTTCTCTCTATGGAAACCCTCATGATAAAGGAGCTATCGTCAATAACCTGGATGTCATGATCTTAGGAGCTACGGAGATCGACACGGACTTTAATGTCAACGTGGTCACTGGTTCCGATGGGATCATCATGGGAGCTTCTGGGGGCCATAACGACACCGCAGCCGGCGCTAAGATCGCCATTATCGTGACCAACCTGACCAAAGGGCGGCTGCCGGTGGTTAAGGATAGAGTCACCACAGTGACCACTCCCGGAGAAACCATCGACGTTTTAGTGACTGAACGCGGTATTGCCATCAATCCCCGCCGCACCGATCTCCTGGAAAAGCTTAAAGACAGCGAACTGCCCATCATGGCCATTGAGGAACTCAAAAAACTATCCGAAAATCTGACTGGGGTTCCCGAAACCATAGAGTTCACCGATCGGGTGGTGGCTGTGGTGGAGTACCGGGATGGAACCGTCATTGATGTGGTAAGGCAACCCAAGGATTAA
- a CDS encoding CheR family methyltransferase, with the protein MANLDTNTYEWFIKAFHPKSGLDLNFYKQNQMERRIRSFMASHNHKTFPDFIKALEQDKILFDAFFKHLTINVTQFFRDTNQWKTLREVILPKLLEKKTPLKIWSAGCSSGQEPYTMAITLMEYFPQARFSILATDIDVNVLEQAKKGIYKEADFASTAPEIIKKYFTPVDGGYQIKDQVKRAVTFQRQNLLTDRFDSGFDLLACRNVVIYFTEEAKDMLYRKFANSLNPGGILFTGSTEHLFGMNHLGFKLISSFFYEKQIKA; encoded by the coding sequence TTGGCGAATTTAGATACCAATACTTATGAGTGGTTTATCAAAGCTTTCCATCCGAAAAGCGGGCTCGATCTTAATTTTTATAAGCAAAATCAAATGGAGCGGCGTATCCGAAGCTTTATGGCTTCACATAATCATAAAACCTTCCCAGACTTCATCAAGGCATTGGAGCAGGATAAGATATTGTTCGATGCCTTTTTCAAGCATTTAACCATTAATGTCACTCAGTTCTTCCGGGATACCAACCAATGGAAAACTTTAAGAGAAGTGATTCTTCCCAAGCTGCTTGAAAAGAAAACTCCCTTAAAGATCTGGAGTGCGGGGTGTTCAAGCGGACAGGAGCCCTATACCATGGCCATCACTTTGATGGAATATTTCCCCCAGGCCCGTTTCAGTATCCTGGCTACGGATATTGATGTCAATGTTCTGGAACAGGCAAAAAAGGGGATTTATAAAGAAGCTGATTTCGCCAGCACAGCCCCGGAGATTATCAAGAAATACTTTACTCCCGTGGATGGCGGCTATCAAATCAAGGATCAGGTCAAACGCGCTGTCACCTTCCAACGGCAAAACCTTCTCACCGACCGCTTCGATTCAGGTTTCGATCTGCTGGCCTGCCGCAATGTGGTCATTTACTTCACCGAGGAGGCCAAAGACATGCTCTATCGTAAATTCGCCAACTCCTTAAATCCAGGAGGGATTCTCTTTACCGGAAGCACGGAACATCTCTTTGGCATGAACCATCTGGGCTTTAAGCTGATCTCCTCATTCTTCTATGAAAAGCAAATCAAGGCCTAA
- a CDS encoding flagellar motor protein MotB encodes MARKRIEEPEKDNSERWLLTYSDLITLLMIFFVVMYSMSKVDAEKFQSIAESLSVALGGGTRVEIGASPSGPSLIETYPTNKPQEGKEPEDGEGNGDGTGADMENMTIETIKQKLDKFAADNGIETKLVSSIEERGLVISIQDTLLFESGAAVITPKAREILDKINNVLASAPNYIKVEGHTDNLPINTNRFPSNWELSVLRATNVVHIMQEIIPAEQLSATGYGEYRPLTSNDTEAGRARNRRVDLVILRSKYDLTEPGQSLEADPTSGTSALR; translated from the coding sequence ATGGCTAGAAAACGAATTGAAGAACCAGAAAAAGACAATTCCGAGCGTTGGCTTCTGACCTATTCGGACCTGATCACCCTGCTCATGATTTTCTTTGTCGTGATGTACTCCATGAGCAAGGTGGATGCGGAGAAATTTCAATCCATAGCGGAGTCCCTCAGCGTCGCTTTAGGGGGAGGCACCCGGGTGGAAATCGGCGCCTCACCTTCGGGACCGAGCTTAATTGAAACTTATCCCACTAATAAACCGCAAGAAGGAAAAGAGCCTGAGGATGGCGAAGGAAATGGTGACGGCACCGGTGCCGATATGGAGAATATGACGATTGAAACCATCAAGCAAAAGCTGGATAAATTTGCTGCAGATAATGGCATCGAAACCAAGCTGGTCTCCTCTATTGAAGAACGGGGACTGGTCATCAGCATTCAGGATACCCTCCTCTTCGAGAGCGGAGCTGCAGTCATCACCCCCAAGGCCCGGGAAATCCTCGATAAAATCAACAATGTTCTTGCTTCAGCGCCGAACTACATTAAAGTGGAAGGGCATACGGATAATCTCCCCATTAACACCAACCGGTTCCCCAGCAACTGGGAGCTTTCCGTCCTGCGGGCCACCAATGTGGTACACATCATGCAGGAGATCATCCCCGCTGAACAGCTCTCCGCTACCGGTTATGGAGAATACCGTCCCCTTACTTCCAACGACACTGAGGCCGGACGAGCAAGAAACCGCCGGGTTGACCTGGTTATCCTCCGCTCCAAATATGACTTAACGGAGCCCGGACAGTCCCTGGAAGCCGATCCGACTTCAGGAACTTCCGCACTCCGTTAA